In one window of Pagrus major chromosome 12, Pma_NU_1.0 DNA:
- the enc1 gene encoding ectoderm-neural cortex protein 1: MKMSVCVHENRKSRASTGSMNIYLFHKSSYADSVLMHLNSLRQQRLFTDVLLHAGSRSFPCHRAVLAACSRYFEAMFSGGLRESQASEVDFRDSIHPEVLELLLDYAYSSRVVINEENAESLLEAGDMLEFQDIRDACAEFLERNLHPSNCLGMLLLSDAHQCTKLSELSWGMCLSNFPAICKTEDFLQLPKDMVVQLLSHEELETEDERLVYEAALNWINYDLEKRHCHLPELLRTVRLALLPAIFLMENVSTEELINAQAKSKELVDEAIRCKLKILQNDGVVNSPCARPRKTSHALFLLGGQTFMCDKLYLVDQKAKEIIPKADIPSPRKEFSACAIGCKVYITGGRGSENGVSKDVWVYDTVHEEWSKAAPMLIARFGHGSAELKHCLYVVGGHTAATGCLPASPSVSLKQVEQFDPVANKWTMVAPLREGVSNAAVVSVKLKLFAFGGTSVTHDKLPKVQCYDPQENRWTVPASCPQPWRYTAAAVLGNQIFVMGGDTEFSACSAYKFSSETYQWTKVGDVTAKRMSCQAVASGNKLYVVGGYFGTQRCKTLDCYDPTLDAWNSITTVPYSLIPTAFVSTWKHLPA; encoded by the coding sequence ATGAAAATGTCCGTGTGCGTCCATGAGAACCGGAAATCAAGAGCCAGCACTGGCTCTATGAACATCTACCTGTTCCACAAGTCCTCCTATGCCGACAGCGTCCTCATGCACCTCAACTCACTCCGGCAGCAGCGGCTTTTCACGGACGTCCTGCTTCATGCCGGGAGCCGCTCCTTCCCTTGCCATCGTGCCGTGCTGGCAGCATGCAGCCGCTACTTTGAGGCCATGTTCAGCGGTGGGCTGAGGGAGAGCCAGGCCAGTGAGGTTGACTTCCGTGACTCCATCCATCCGGAGGTTTTAGAGCTCCTGCTGGACTACGCTTACTCGTCACGTGTGGTCATCAATGAGGAGAATGCAGAGTCACTGCTAGAGGCTGGGGATATGCTAGAGTTTCAGGACATCCGGGATGCCTGTGCTGAATTCCTAGAGAGAAACCTTCACCCGTCTAACTGCCTTGGCATGCTGTTGTTGTCTGACGCCCACCAGTGCACCAAGCTGTCAGAGCTCTCCTGGGGCATGTGCCTCAGCAACTTTCCCGCTATTTGCAAGACAGAGGACTTCCTCCAACTGCCCAAAGATATGGTGGTGCAGCTTTTGTCACATGAGGAGCTAGAGACAGAAGATGAGAGACTGGTTTATGAAGCGGCACTCAACTGGATCAACTACGACCTGGAAAAGAGGCACTGCCACCTTCCAGAGCTCCTGAGAACGGTtcgcctggctctgctgcctgccATCTTTCTCATGGAGAACGTGTCCACAGAAGAGCTGATCAATGCCCAGGCCAAGAGCAAGGAGCTGGTGGATGAAGCTATCCGATGTAAGCTGAAGATCCTGCAGAATGATGGCGTCGTCAACAGCCCGTGTGCACGACCAAGGAAAACCAGCCATGCCCTCTTTCTTCTTGGTGGGCAGACTTTCATGTGTGATAAGTTGTACCTGGTGGATCAGAAAGCCAAAGAGATCATCCCCAAGGCTGACATCCCCAGCCCCAGGAAGGAGTTCAGCGCCTGCGCCATCGGCTGCAAGGTGTACATCACTGGTGGAAGAGGCTCAGAGAATGGTGTGTCCAAAGATGTATGGGTCTACGACACTGTCCATGAAGAATGGTCGAAGGCGGCGCCCATGCTCATTGCCAGGTTTGGTCATGGCTCTGCAGAGCTGAAACACTGCCTCTACGTGGTAGGAGGTCACACCGCAGCAACTGGCTGCCTCCCGGCCTCTCCATCTGTATCACTCAAACAGGTAGAGCAGTTTGACCCAGTGGCAAACAAGTGGACCATGGTTGCTCCTTTGAGAGAGGGTGTTAGCAATGCAGCAGTCGTCAGCGTCAAACTCAAGCTCTTTGCCTTTGGAGGAACTAGCGTCACCCACGACAAGCTGCCCAAGGTGCAGTGCTACGATCCGCAGGAGAACCGATGGACTGTGCCAGCGTCCTGCCCGCAGCCGTGGCGCTACACAGCCGCCGCCGTGCTGGGAAACCAGATCTTTGTCATGGGCGGGGACACAGAGTTCTCAGCATGCTCAGCTTATAAATTCAGCAGTGAGACCTACCAGTGGACTAAAGTGGGCGACGTGACAGCCAAGCGGATGAGCTGCCAGGCTGTGGCGTCGGGGAACAAACTGTATGTGGTGGGTGGGTACTTTGGCACGCAGCGGTGTAAAACTTTGGACTGCTATGACCCCACCTTGGATGCTTGGAACAGCATCACCACTGTGCCATACTCGCTCATTCCCACTGCTTTCGTCAGTACCTGGAAACATCTGCCTGCTTGA